One Manihot esculenta cultivar AM560-2 chromosome 18, M.esculenta_v8, whole genome shotgun sequence genomic window carries:
- the LOC110606821 gene encoding transmembrane protein 147, which produces MTLFHFFNCVILTFGPHAVYYSATPLSEYDTLGTSVKAALVYLGTAIVKLVCLATFLKVSENDSFDPYQELLKALIGFVDVAGLYFALTQLTHRNISQNHKFQAVGLGWAFADSVLHRLAPLWVGARGLEFTWDYILQGLEANANLVLSISLAALGSLMWLRKNKPKTLIPIIYACAIIVATMPSITSYLRRGLGWHFPKVVGFELFTSLVMAFISWQLFSACQRPSS; this is translated from the exons ATGACATTGTTTCACTTCTTTAACTGTGTGATTCTCACCTTCGGCCCTCACGCCGTTTACTATTCCGCCACCCCCTT GTCCGAGTATGATACCCTTGGAACCTCCGTTAAAGCTGCGCTTGTTTATCTTGGTACAGCTATAGTAAAG CTTGTTTGCTTGGCCACTTTTCTTAAGGTTTCTGAGAATGACAGTTTTGATCCGTATCAG GAATTGTTGAAAGCTTTAATTGGTTTTGTAGATGTTGCTGGGCTGTACTTTGCCTTGACCCAGTTGACTCACAGAAACATCTCTCAAAACCATAAATTTCAAGCTGTTGGACTTG ggtgggcttttgcTGATTCTGTTTTGCATAGACTGGCACCTCTTTGGGTGGGAGCACGAGGACTAGAATTCACTTGGGATTACATTCTGCAAGGCCTTGAAGCAAATGCTAACCTG GTGCTGAGTATATCCCTTGCTGCATTGGGATCTCTAATGTGGCTTCGCAAAAACAAACCCAAGACTTTGATTCCCATAATATATGCATGTGCAATCATTGTGGCAACTATGCCATCCATTACAAG CTACTTGAGAAGAGGATTGGGGTGGCATTTCCCAAAAGTGGTAGGCTTTGAACTATTTACCTCTCTGGTGATGGCTTTTATTAGTTGGCAACTCTTTTCTGCTTGTCAAAGACCATCGTCCTAG
- the LOC110607061 gene encoding B3 domain-containing protein REM16: MGEEACRDCRSWEEKIYWTHFQCLHFLQVLHSGFDRQLAIPEHFTKNLRKKLPQVITLRGPSGRTWQVILTTNDDTVFFNHGWEEFVNDHVLQEKDLLIFKYNGDSCFDVLMFDGQSLCEKAGSYFVRKCGHRENDSGGQTKRRTGENSFEATLPCPEDYIGGSPLEKSANNDIDTTPLGQHNTYRYVTKKIRREIEFNPIHEEPSTSAEEIETKPDIEHISPSVVHSVPYLSSRRLITEEEKQNALQLAQAVLTRDGFMVVMKPTHVYRRFYMSIPSAWTTKHLRSLEKQDVILRTKENTWHTKFYYQKSKNSGGLSSGWKSFALSNDLQEFDVCVFEPGIPVDNAVVLDVNIIRVFHDD, translated from the exons ATGGGTGAGGAAGCATGCAGGGATTGCAGAAGCTGGGAAGAGAAAATTTACTGGACTCATTTTCAATGCCTCCATTTCCTTCAGGTTCTCCACTCTGGTTTTGATCGGCAGCTT GCAATCCCGGAGCATTTTACAAAAAATTTGAGAAAGAAACTACCTCAAGTCATAACTCTTAGAGGTCCCAGTGGCCGAACGTGGCAAGTTATACTCACAACAAATGATGACACAGTGTTCTTCAATCATGGCTGGGAAGAATTTGTGAATGATCATGTTCTGCAAGAGAAAGatcttttgatatttaaatacAATGGGGATTCATGCTTTGATGTTCTAATGTTTGATGGTCAGAGCTTATGTGAGAAGGCAGGTTCATATTTTGTCAGAAAATGTGGTCACAGAGAAAATGATAGTGGTGGCCAAACAAAAAGGAGAACTGGTGAAAATTCTTTTGAAGCTACTCTTCCCTGTCCTGAGGATTATATTGGGGGCTCTCCACTCGAGAAATCTGCAAATAATGACATTGACACAACTCCATTAGGTCAACATAACACATATCGCTATGTTACCAAAAAGATCCGAAGGGAAATCGAgtttaaccctattcatgaaGAACCTTCTACTTCCGCTGAGGAAATAGAGACAAAGCCTG ACATTGAGCATATCAGTCCAAGCGTGGTGCACAGTGTCCCATATCTATCAAGTAGAAGGCTAATAACAGAGGAAGAGAAACAGAATGCATTGCAATTAGCACAAGCAGTTTTAACAAGGGATGGCTTCATGGTAGTTATGAAACCCACACATGTCTACCGGAGATTTTACATG TCGATACCTTCAGCGTGGACAACTAAGCATCTAAGATCTCTGGAGAAACAAGATGTGATTCTACGCACGAAAGAGAATACATGGCACACCAAATTTTATTATCAGAAATCTAAAAATAGTGGAGGGCTTTCTTCTGGGTGGAAAAGCTTTGCCTTGTCAAACGACTTGCAGGAATTTGATGTGTGCGTTTTTGAACCTGGTATTCCAGTGGACAATGCGGTTGTCCTTGATGTTAACATCATTCGTGTCTTCCACGACGACTAG
- the LOC110606130 gene encoding B3 domain-containing protein REM16, which translates to MEEGASRDCRSWNEEIYWTHFQYVHFSRFLHAGFDQCLAIPENFTRNLPRKLPNTVTLKSPSGIKWEIGLTANDNSLFFEHGWKEFVKYHSLEENDILVFKYNGESHFDVLMFNGWSMCEKTACYFLRKHGPKEHDSGCQIKRESGKKSAGVVIGSCPKKKPKNKNIHTPLKQPVISKFAKNVTAGNKEPCDEDIEAKPDIKHREKEIQCVLQLAHATLTDKGFIVMMKPTHVSRKFFMSIPSAWMTKHISCRENQDVILRMKENTWRTRLYYRRKPNRGGLACGGWRSFVLDNKLREFDVCVFEPGSLDNESVVLDVKIFHVKK; encoded by the exons ATGGAAGAAGGGGCATCCAGGGATTGCAGAAGCTGGAATGAGGAAATTTATTGGACTCATTTTCAGTACGTCCATTTCTCTCGGTTTCTCCATGCTGGGTTTGATCAGTGCTTG GCAATCCCTGAAAATTTTACTAGAAATTTGCCAAGGAAGTTGCCTAATACTGTGACTCTTAAAAGTCCTTCTGGTATCAAATGGGAAATAGGCCTAACTGCAAATGATAATTCCTTATTCTTTGAGCATGGCTGGAAAGAATTTGTCAAATATCACTCTCTTGAAGAGAATGATATTTTGGTCTTTAAGTACAACGGGGAATCTcactttgatgttttaatgttcAATGGGTGGAGTATGTGTGAGAAGACAGCTTGCTACTTTCTGAGAAAACATGGACCTAAAGAACATGACAGTGGATGCCAAATTAAAAGAGAAAGTGGTAAAAAATCTGCTGGAGTTGTTATTGGAAGTTGTCCGAAAAAGAAacctaaaaataaaaacatacatACACCACTAAAGCAGCCTGTCATCTCCAAATTTGCCAAGAATGTTACTGCAGGAAACAAAGAACCTTGTGATGAGGACATAGAGGCCAAACCTG ACATTAAGCACAGGGAAAAAGAAATACAGTGTGTATTACAATTAGCTCACGCAACACTAACTGATAAGGGCTTCATTGTAATGATGAAACCCACACATGTATCCAGGAAATTTTTTATG TCTATCCCTTCAGCATGGATGACTAAACACATCTCCTGTCGAGAAAATCAAGATGTAATTCTACGAATGAAAGAGAACACATGGCGCACAAGATTATATTATCGTAGAAAACCAAACAGAGGAGGACTTGCCTGTGGTGGGTGGAGGAGTTTTGTTTTGGACAACAAGCTACGTGAATTTGATGTATGTGTGTTTGAACCCGGTAGTTTGGACAACGAGTCCGTTGTTCTAGATGTTAAAATCTTTCATGTCAAGAAATGA
- the LOC110606721 gene encoding B3 domain-containing protein REM8 has translation MARSCKLPVTRHFFKVIVAGFRSKLSLPVAFCRRLKGKRLDKAVVRSSQGSWHIKVGKCRKGLLYFEQGWEDFVTHHDLDLGDFVVFEHKGDMVFDAIVFDSSSCEKEFPVSINFSEKSRKEIDNLSDEFESYSHTTEEGNFKGQSPLKDAQSYSPKGPYFITTITTSSGADDGSYLDIPAEFASSNNLVRASIVVLQNPSSKLWAVKLCSIDSKCGKRSALRGKGWHEFYVDNKLKEGDVCLFELDLTRKRSDVVVITVHIFPLVT, from the exons ATGGCTAGGAGCTGTAAGCTTCCGGTTACTAGGCATTTCTTCAAGGTTATTGTGGCTGGTTTCCGATCCAAACTC TCTCTTCCTGTGGCTTTCTGCCGACGGCTGAAGGGGAAGAGACTGGATAAGGCAGTGGTGAGAAGTTCCCAGGGGTCATGGCATATCAAAGTTGGCAAATGCCGCAAAGGGTTGCTCTATTTTGAACAAGGCTGGGAAGATTTTGTGACGCACCATGACCTCGATCTTGGAGATTTCGTGGTATTTGAACATAAGGGAGACATGGTTTTCGATGCCATAGTGTTCGATTCAAGCTCCTGTGAGAAAGAGTTTCCAGTTTCCATCAATTTCTCCGAGAAGAGTAGGAAGGAAATTGATAATTTATCTGATGAATTTGAGAGCTATTCTCACACAACAGAGGAAGGGAATTTCAAAG GGCAATCCCCGTTGAAAGATGCTCAATCTTATTCTCCGAAGGGTCCTTATTTCATAACAACCATAACAACATCTAGCGGAGCAGATGATGGATCATATCTG GATATCCCAGCGGAATTTGCAAGCTCAAATAACCTTGTTCGAGCATCAATCGTAGTTCTGCAGAATCCCTCGAGCAAATTATGGGCAGTAAAGCTTTGCAGCATTGATTCCAAATGTGGGAAGAGAAGTGCATTAAGGGGAAAAGGATGGCATGAGTTTTATGTGGACAATAAACTCAAGGAAGGAGACGTCTGCTTATTTGAGCTCGACCTTACCAGAAAAAGATCTGATGTTGTGGTGATTACCGTGCATATTTTTCCTTTGGTGACCTAA